ATTCAATGCATTTCCATTCGacgcaatgaaaaatattaattacagaCCACTAACtactatgaaaaatatttcatttcaggTGCCGGAAATACAGGATTTTAAAATTGTCAAGCCAATCAGTAGAGGTGCATTTGGAAAAGTCTTTTTAGGCTACAAAAAGACAAATCCAGAGCAAATGTATGCCATAAAagtaatgaagaaaaatgaaatgataaataaGAACATGGCATCACAGGTAGTTATTGAGAGAAACGCTTTGGCTTTGACACGCAGCCCATACTGCGTTCAGCTGTTTTATTCCCTGCAATCGATCAGCAGTGTTTATTTGGTGATGGAGTACATGGTGGGTGGAGATCTCAAGAGTTTATTGGGGAATTGCGGTTACATGGAAGAATCCATGGCAGCATTTTACACGGCAGAAGTCTGCCTTGCTCTGGAGTACCTTCACTCCCATGGTATCGTGCACAGAGATCTGAAGCCGGACAATATGCTGCTGTCCCGTGAGGGACATGTAAAACTAACGGATTTTGGACTTAGTCGAATACCTGCAATGCAGAGGGACCTCGAGATATCTGATCTTGTCAATTGCACACCTAGTCTCCTTACCAGAACTCCTGGCCAGCTACTCTCGCTTACCTCTCACTTGTCGTTTGGATCAGGCCAGAAGTCGAGCCTTGaggcaaatatttcagattcgAGTCAGAGGAGTAATCCAGCCACCAACCTTATCCAAATTCTTCGTAATAACAGTTCAAAAACTAGTGGACGATGTTGCGGTTCATTCACATCTTCGATTGGGGCATCGGGTGATTACTGCCAAGTTTCTGGAATCACACTATTTCAATCTGCAGAAGATGTTCGGTTAGCCAACGGTAATAATACGGACAGCAGTACAAGCTCCAAGGGGCTAGGCGAGAGCGAGGATAACAGCACTGGCAGCAGTTTTCACACCTGTGAAGCTTCAAGTTCGGTTGTTAAAGTGAATAGCAGCAAGGGAGAGACTGAAGACGATGATTCAACGCTGGAGGCGGATTGGCCTAATAAGCAACTCAGTCACACAAGTCCTTTGAGCAGTAGCCAGATCTCGTTTACCCGAGGAACAAAGCGAAAGAGGAACACTGCTACTGCAGCAACAGGATTGACCAAGGAAATTCATCTTCTTGGTCTAGAGGTCAACTCGACACCCAAAAGGAAGAATCGAGGGACGTCATTTTCCCGTGCCGTCTCCCCACATCCAGCAATTACTACTGCTAAGGTAACGAATGGCGAAGGGACGGGCAGCAGCGGAGGAGGCGTCGCATTCAGTACTCCAGTCTCCTCCATAAAGCAGAGACGAACTCAAGATGACGAATCCAACGACAATGGCAATGGCAGGGATCACCTCCAGAACCACAATCATAATCACACTCATCGGCACCCTAAATTGGAGGAACATCGGCAGGCAAGCGAGAGCGATAAACCAATTTTAATCAAGACAACCAGGTTTGAGTTGCCACAATCAACGTCTCGGTCTGCACCTGACATACAGCTTGGTACAGATGACGACCATCCAGGTATCTCACCTATTAAAACCCCAGGGACATCTGCCGGTAGTCATACGCCATACAGAACTCCAAAGTCGGTAAGGAGAGGTGGAAAGTTGTCGTCGCGGTCAGACGACCGTATTCTCGGCACACCAGATTACTTGGCACCTGAATTACTTCTAAGGCAGGGTCACAGCTCAGCTGTCGATTGGTGGGCACTTGGGGTTTGCCTATACGAATTCTGCACTGGAATTCCACCCTTCAACGACGAGACACCGCAGGCGGTGTTTACCAATATTTTGGCTCGGGACGTTCCATGGCCAACAGAGGATGAGGCCTTATCAGCTTCCGCAATGGAGGCCATCGATGCTCTGCTAACTCTCGATCCATTAACCAGACCTTCAGCAGTCGAGGTTCGTTCTATGACTCTATTCAGTGATTTTCCATGGGATAAACCACATAGTGCGACGCCACCGTTTATACCACAGCCAGATGATAATTATGATACCTG
The Neodiprion fabricii isolate iyNeoFabr1 chromosome 1, iyNeoFabr1.1, whole genome shotgun sequence DNA segment above includes these coding regions:
- the LOC124187301 gene encoding serine/threonine-protein kinase greatwall produces the protein MENSTTEMPGQPFSDEIDTTETSSSCTLEESVIRPGELTPQSDVKQIDNSIFNTIGKIVNCTAKVPEIQDFKIVKPISRGAFGKVFLGYKKTNPEQMYAIKVMKKNEMINKNMASQVVIERNALALTRSPYCVQLFYSLQSISSVYLVMEYMVGGDLKSLLGNCGYMEESMAAFYTAEVCLALEYLHSHGIVHRDLKPDNMLLSREGHVKLTDFGLSRIPAMQRDLEISDLVNCTPSLLTRTPGQLLSLTSHLSFGSGQKSSLEANISDSSQRSNPATNLIQILRNNSSKTSGRCCGSFTSSIGASGDYCQVSGITLFQSAEDVRLANGNNTDSSTSSKGLGESEDNSTGSSFHTCEASSSVVKVNSSKGETEDDDSTLEADWPNKQLSHTSPLSSSQISFTRGTKRKRNTATAATGLTKEIHLLGLEVNSTPKRKNRGTSFSRAVSPHPAITTAKVTNGEGTGSSGGGVAFSTPVSSIKQRRTQDDDRQASESDKPILIKTTRFELPQSTSRSAPDIQLGTDDDHPGISPIKTPGTSAGSHTPYRTPKSVRRGGKLSSRSDDRILGTPDYLAPELLLRQGHSSAVDWWALGVCLYEFCTGIPPFNDETPQAVFTNILARDVPWPTEDEALSASAMEAIDALLTLDPLTRPSAVEVRSMTLFSDFPWDKPHSATPPFIPQPDDNYDTCYFQARNILQHLTVSSCDV